Part of the Musa acuminata AAA Group cultivar baxijiao chromosome BXJ3-10, Cavendish_Baxijiao_AAA, whole genome shotgun sequence genome, TTCTTGTTGATGGGTATTTGATATGCTGAAGTGTATTTTCTGAATAGGATGGATAGATAGCGCAACAAATAACATTCTAAACAAGTGGTCAATAGTTTTATTTATGTTGAAGATTGTCATTGTCAGTATGAAACTGATATTGATCCAATATATTGGTGTACTATACTGTTCTAACAAGATGAAACTGATATCGATCAAAATTTTAAGCCTTGGTTAGATGTTTGAAATTTCTTGAAGAAAGCCCTAGTTCACTGAGCCAGTAATGATTAGGTGAAGACTGATCTTACACGATGATTTGAGAGATGAGTGTTGTCCAAGAGCTAACTTCTTGAAGCTATTAAGTTTGAGGCTGAGTGAAAACATCCTGTTGGTATTTTGAAGAATTTGTTGCTCATGGTCTTGTGACGATGTCGAGGATCAAATGTGTACCACTGCATGATGGGCTTCTTTTTTGAGTTTTTTCATAATCCGTCTGATGTTTCTTATCTGATGAAGCTTGTTCTGtttttgattttgataatgatgtcatGCCTTCCATCAACTCATGTTCATGCCAAGTTGGACTTTTGGTAATGCACTGGTACAAGTTTATATTTATTTGTTCCTTTCAGGTGATTCATGTTCCCAAATCTGATTCAAGGCTAGCTAACAATGATCTTCCGATCGATATTCAAAGGTTACGATGCCGTGCTATGTACAATGCACTCCGTTTCTCAAATCCAATTGAGAGGCTTGGGAAGGTCTGAAACAGCCATACCCAACACCATTAAATGAAAAAGTGTTTACTGTCGTTATGCATTTAAGAGATATCCATGCGTATCATGTAAATTAGGGTCTGAGCCTACATGACGCTGATACAACAGAAGCTAGTGGAGCGGCTGAAGTCACATGGCCAATATATTGCTCTTCATCTGCGTTTTGAGAAGGACATGCTATCATTTACTGGATGTACCTATGGCCTTAATGACATGGAAGCAGAAGAGCTCAGAATTATGAGGTGATAACTATTTTCCACAATGACTTTTTTGTTGCCTATGTGTTTGTGACATGACTTTATGGTTTCCAGGGAGATTACAAACCACTGGAAATTGAAGGACATAAATTCAACAGAACAAAGACTAGGTGGTTTCTGTCCTCTAACCCCCAAGGAAGTAGGTATCTTTCTGCAAGCTTTGGGATACCCTTCGTCCACCTGGATTTACGTTGCAGCTGGTGAAATCTATGGTGGTGAAACTTACCTATCAGATCTGAGGGCTCGCTTCCCCAACTTAGTTTTCAAGGTTCTTCATTGACTTTTAGCTTGTGTATTATGTCTTATAAAACTGGGCATATCAAATCCGAGACACTAATGGTAAGGTTATATCTTGCAGGAGACATTGGCAACTAAGGAGGAATTAAAAGACTTTTCTAGTCATTCATCTCAGACTGCAGCTATTGACTACATTATTTCAGTGGAAAGTGATGTATTTGTCCCATCATATACTGGAAACATGGCTAGAGCTGTTGAGGGGCATCGTAGATTTTTAGGGCACAGGAAGACAATAAACCCTGACAGGTATATGAATGTTAGTATTGcatgttattttctttctttggcCTTGTTTTCTTTTAGCTTATTTTAAGATGATGCAGAAGATCTTTTGAACGGTTTCATTGGTCGTCACTAAGCATTCTTTTCCCTGTACATCATGGACGTTTGGCATATCTTTATCTACTTATTTTTCAATAGTAGTGTTCCTGAAATCAAATTAATataacttcttttttttctcctgtCCATTTTGCCGTGGCTTTTGATTTAGGTTTATAGAGTGCCACAAATCATTATGTTTTTATTAACTAGTTTGCTTTTTTAGTTTAAAAAGCAAACTAGTTAATAAAAGTCATTAGGACATTAAAAGAACCATCTAGATGGTGGGGTTAATGTAAAACAAAGCTTGAACAGAGCATGTAGTGCTCTGTTTTAGGAGTTAAGTGgtctatttaaattttttattgtgCTTTCTTTATGCACATTTTCATCTTCCATCTATTTGCAGGAAAGGATTGGTAGAACTCTTTGATATGATAGATAGAGGAGAGCTGAAAGAAGGTGCGAAATTGTCATCCCTTGTATCTGAGATGCACGAGTACAGGTACTTTTTCTTTTCTCTAAATGGTACCTATCGCTTGGTTTCCATATGTGTTGTTAAAGATCCTTGTTCAAATTTCTCAAAACAAGATGATGTGTTTGTTATTTTGCAGACAAGGGGCTCCACGAAAGAGGTATGGATCACTGCCTGGAAGCAAAGGCCGTGATCGGTTGAGGACTGAAGAATCATTCTATGAGAACCCATTCCCTGAATGCATCTGCCTGGCTGACAAGCATTGACACTTCTATTCTGGTATGTAATTCTATGCGCAAAATTACTTTGTATGAAGAAAGAAATTCTCTCTCTACGATTTCTAGTGAAGTGAGAACTACAAAATTTTCAGTTTTTTTATGAACCAATAAAGTTACTAGTTTCTAGGTGAAGTTATTTGATACTTTACGGAGCTCAGCGAATCAATTTACTTGTAACAAATTTTAGTCTATGAATGAGAAAGAACAGAACCGTAGAACTGCTGAAAGTTAAAACCAGTAGCAAGTCACAATTTCGCAGCACCCTCTATTCCCAGCCTTGACACCATAGAAACTGGACCAGCCTTGACACAATTGCTGCCACCCCTTAGGCTATGAAACATCACCCCTTGCCTCATCCATTTTCGACAACCTTATCCTCTTATGAGCAGCCACCAAATCTACCTTTCGGTTGCAGGTTATTGAACTTGCTTGGTTTTGTTTGACAGTGCTGCCCTAATGTTGCATCCACTCTATGCTGTCAGGTCAAACCCGAAGATGGTCGTTGGCGAGGTCAGCTTCTTCTTTCCTGTGTATGTGTCCATATCTGTGCACCCTTCCTTTTGTATTCCACGCTGGGGAAATCAATATCATGTGATTTTCTTTGTTAGAGGTAGTGCATATATCATCAATTTTGTTGTTGTTATCATGGAGGATTTTTTTCCCAAGAACTCCATGCTTCTCTGTTAGCTGACTTGTCATGATCAATCATATTACTTTGTGCTTATGGGCACATTGTTACCATTTTTGGCACCTCTGTAATTTTTTATTTCAGATATCACAATGTTAGATTTGAGGAATCCCAATTACTTGGAGCATGTTAAAACCCTCTGCGAGTTGAAGCTTCTGCGAGTATCTTACAACATGTTCTACCACTTTGAACGCTCATGGATTTTTTACAGTTGTCATTCACGTCTGCTAAAGTCCAAGAAAGACTTGTGTTTATGTATTTAACCACGAGCATCACATGCCAACCAACATCAAAGCATCAAATACAACAACGAGGACCCCTCTCTGTTCATCTACTAACTGAACAAACATGGACTCTTGCTCTTATTCGACTACTTCGGGTTGTCTCGATGGCCATTCACCAACAACATGATAACTACGAGTATTAGATCCTGAAGAGTATCAGGCTGCGGTCGATTCCCGCAGGCGGGGCCGCGCCGCCAGAGCTTGCGTGGTCAGCAAGGGAAGCCGCGATTTGCCTCGCCCGCTCGAAGTAGCTCTCGTATCTCTGACCTCCCCCGCTCGTCTTGGATTCATCGTCTTCCACCGCCCTCGAACTCCATGTCCTTGTCCTCTTCGCCTcgacgccggcgtctccgaagagATCTTGAGCGGCCACTTCCAGTTCCGCCTTCATTATGTGGTACTTGAACGTACGCTTGCGGAAGCTCCAGTCGCCAGTCGCCCAGTCGAAGTGGTAAAGCGGGAGGAATCGGTGCCCGTGCATCGCCACGAACTCGACTGCGGCTAAGATGAAGGCGAACTCCTCCTTCGACGTGTAGTAGGAGAAGCTGATCCTGGTCCATCCGGGTTTCAGTCCGCTGTATCCCTGTTGCCCACCCACCGCAAACAGCAATAAGATCCAATCTGAACATGAACAATTGTTCCTACATCACTCGAAGAATTCAATGTTATCTGCAGCAGTGTTACCTCATGAATAGCCGACCGGATGCGAAGAGAAAGCTCCATGTCTACTCCCAGGAGATGGTGGCCGTAGGGACCGGCACAGGCGCACCCACCACGAGCCTGGACGCCGAAGAGGTCGTTGAGTAGCTTCGTGACGAAGCGCCCGTGTAGGGGTTTCCCTTTCATCTTCAACCCCTCTACCCACCTGTTCTGATCTCTTCCTGTTCCATCACGCATGGTGCCACCTGAGCCACCTCCCGGAGGGACGACGAGGAAGGAGAATATGGGCAGCCGTTTGACTGTCGTGTTGCCGAGGACGATGATATTTGGGTTCGAGAGAAGCCGTCGGAGTGCTGTCTCGGTGTAGACTTGCTCGCGGAGGGCGATGAGATCGTGCCCGACGTGTTCTTTCACCCAGAAGGCCAATGAAGCTCGGATCTTTTGGATGATCGGAGGAGTTCCGCTGTCTTCACGCTCTTCGATCTCGTGGTAGTACAGCGTATCCTGCAGATGGAATTGTCATCAGTCGTCACTTCGGACGCCAGAAAGACGTGGATGATTAGTTTAACAGAGCTCACCTTCTCGTCGAAGCCATTGACGTaggcgacggtgccaccgccgcaAGTGGAGGGCGGGGAAGACCTCAGCTGGTACAGAGCCTTGTTCATCAGGAGAATTCCAGGAGTCCCAGGGCCTCCGACGAACTTGTGCGGGCTCAGAAACACCGCGTCGTACCCTTCCACGTCTCCCGATCGCATGTCGATTTCCACGTACGGGCCACTGCAGAGCGATACAGAGCTATTCCAAGTTGAGGAAGTAGTTCAAAGCAACAAAAGAAAGACCGGAAGACGGCAGCTTCACCAAAACATGGCAGACAGAGAACAGAGCCCATGCAAGCAAAGCAAACGCGACGTTGGCTGACCTCGCTGCGAAGTCAAAGCACGCGAACGCCCCGTGCTCGTGAAGAACACGAGCCACGGACCGCGTGTCGGTGAAAATTCCGGTGACGTTGCTGCAGGCCGAGAACGACCCCAGCATCGGGCGGTTCGCGTACTTGGGAGACATCAGCTGAAGCCTCAGGGCGTCCATGTCGAGCAACCCCTCGTCGTCCATGCCGATCTCCACCACCTCGGCCGTGGTCTGGCGCCACGACAGTAGGTTGGAGTGGTGCTCGTACGGCCCGACGAACACCACccacctctcctcctccctcAGCTCCTCCACCACCCTGTCCCTCATGATAGAAGGCACCGCGATGCCGATCACCTCTTGCAGGCGCTTGATGGCGGCGGAGGATCCCGCGCCACAAAATATGATCGCATCATCGTGCCCTCCACCCATGCACCGCTTGATGTACTCCGCCGCCTTGTGCGCCATTCTCGTGGTTTTGCTCCCCACAAAGCTATCATCCGTGTGGGTGTTTCCTACAGCCGCCGATCGACAGCATGCAAAGCTCACTTCAGCTAACCAAAGCAAACCAAACCAAATCAAATCAACAAGAGAAGTACCATAAACAGGGAGGACTTGTTGCAGGATATAGTTCTCGATGTAATGCAAGCTCCTCCCCGATGCGGTGTGATCAGCGTAAGTAAGGCTGCGTTTGCCGAAGGGGGTGTCGAACTCCAAATCTTTGCCGATGAGCTGATCGTGCAACCACGCGATCCTTTCCTCGGACGGGTTACTTCTCTGCGACTTCACTCGAAGCAAACTGAAGACCTCTCGGCCGTGAGCTTGCTCGATCACAcccatgatcgcttcgagggagaGGAAGCGTGTGTGGATGAGAGCGATGAACACTACCACACGAGGCTGTCAATATATAGACGAAGCAATGCATGCACGAACACAGTCAGAGGTCTCAGCAGCTGCTTGGAAATTAAGTTGCTCGCAGAGAATAGTGTCCGTGAACAGTAGGCGAGAGATAAGGGTTGAATGGTCAAAGCGATTACTCGAGGAGAAGTCTCGTCAACCCAGATGGACGGAGGAAGCGTTCGTTCATCGACGGTAacgtcttccttctccctcccttATTCCTATTTGCATTATATTAACACTGACAAGTATTTTAGGAGCACAAATAATTCTCGTACGAGAAGTATGGGAGAGAGCAAAATATGATGAATCTCAACGTTTCTTCTCGTTCTTATTCCTTGTAAGAATGGAGACCGGGATGTCAGCCGACATCCATCGGCGACTTCTTCTTCCTTCGGTAGGCATATTACTCGTGCAGGTTGTTGACCGCGGGTTGAGCATATGATGGTGTTACTGTAAGGCTGCAACGCACGAGTCAAAGTCGTCTGAGGTCAGCGGACGGCTGCTTCTGCAATGAATACATTGGACTGAGAACTTGAATGCAAGTTGGAATTCCTTCAAAGAGATAGCTCGTCGGTCATCTAGAAATGCAAGCATCACATTCACATCATTCCCCGCCCATTAATGCTCATACTGCGTGCTGGTGGCTACAACCACATCCATTGAAGATTCGTTTTCTCTTACACTCAAAGATAACGAGAAGGAATGGGAATAGTTCATCGGATGTAGGGACGACAAGGGGTCGGCTTGACGGTGTGATGCTTCTGCTGTGGACTTTCTTGGCTTCCCATTTTGAATGCATTTACACGCTTTTATTGCATTTCCCATTCTGATCAGACATATACCTTATTAAccttgttgtgggaaacaactttgtgaGCCATGGCCtctgggccgacgcggctcggttcgggtccggacgatagGGATCTCTCCGGAGCGTCCCTCGAGACCGCAGGGTCGGTCcggtgcgatggtccgatcgggacagGGTCGCCGCGTCCTCTGGGCGGGAGCTCCTCGTCTGCGCGTCCGgcggggaccctcggcttcgcacttgcacaaaggtcgggccggggcGCTCGGCCCGACtccttcgacgatcaagttagcagaaaatgtggagggggtttcagaggaAGAAGTGTTTGTATGCGTCTCGCCTCCCCCTCCTCTGATGAGCGAtagagtatttatagggaagcttactattgtttgatgtgcccgcctgcatgaggcaggctgatagcgtctgacatagAGGTTGACGTAACGTGTAGAACCG contains:
- the LOC135583740 gene encoding O-fucosyltransferase 38-like isoform X1; its protein translation is MANPRPSSHRLLRSRLVPPPSISCYVLVLLAFSAFIFLFSQRQITVVDRNPSDESFEDLKERLWGSASGYGYRPCVKRTQKYAAPQKWNRYLTVRSNGGLNQMRTGICDMVAVARLMNATLVIPQLDKRSFWQDTSTFSDIFDESHFINSLEGDVHIVRELPKELESASRARKHFTSWSGASYYEEMSQLWKDYQVIHVPKSDSRLANNDLPIDIQRLRCRAMYNALRFSNPIERLGKKLVERLKSHGQYIALHLRFEKDMLSFTGCTYGLNDMEAEELRIMREITNHWKLKDINSTEQRLGGFCPLTPKEVGIFLQALGYPSSTWIYVAAGEIYGGETYLSDLRARFPNLVFKETLATKEELKDFSSHSSQTAAIDYIISVESDVFVPSYTGNMARAVEGHRRFLGHRKTINPDRKGLVELFDMIDRGELKEGAKLSSLVSEMHEYRQGAPRKRYGSLPGSKGRDRLRTEESFYENPFPECICLADKH
- the LOC135583740 gene encoding O-fucosyltransferase 38-like isoform X2, encoding MLPRRLKVGLQNCIIFSLCTPAFLSSGQKLAVKRPGNVYVYMVMNRRSLLNIFPCAIQVLVTVVQICDMVAVARLMNATLVIPQLDKRSFWQDTSTFSDIFDESHFINSLEGDVHIVRELPKELESASRARKHFTSWSGASYYEEMSQLWKDYQVIHVPKSDSRLANNDLPIDIQRLRCRAMYNALRFSNPIERLGKKLVERLKSHGQYIALHLRFEKDMLSFTGCTYGLNDMEAEELRIMREITNHWKLKDINSTEQRLGGFCPLTPKEVGIFLQALGYPSSTWIYVAAGEIYGGETYLSDLRARFPNLVFKETLATKEELKDFSSHSSQTAAIDYIISVESDVFVPSYTGNMARAVEGHRRFLGHRKTINPDRKGLVELFDMIDRGELKEGAKLSSLVSEMHEYRQGAPRKRYGSLPGSKGRDRLRTEESFYENPFPECICLADKH
- the LOC135583740 gene encoding O-fucosyltransferase 38-like isoform X3 — translated: MVIVHVSSGPRNMQICDMVAVARLMNATLVIPQLDKRSFWQDTSTFSDIFDESHFINSLEGDVHIVRELPKELESASRARKHFTSWSGASYYEEMSQLWKDYQVIHVPKSDSRLANNDLPIDIQRLRCRAMYNALRFSNPIERLGKKLVERLKSHGQYIALHLRFEKDMLSFTGCTYGLNDMEAEELRIMREITNHWKLKDINSTEQRLGGFCPLTPKEVGIFLQALGYPSSTWIYVAAGEIYGGETYLSDLRARFPNLVFKETLATKEELKDFSSHSSQTAAIDYIISVESDVFVPSYTGNMARAVEGHRRFLGHRKTINPDRKGLVELFDMIDRGELKEGAKLSSLVSEMHEYRQGAPRKRYGSLPGSKGRDRLRTEESFYENPFPECICLADKH
- the LOC103969764 gene encoding uncharacterized protein LOC103969764 isoform X2, whose product is MGVIEQAHGREVFSLLRVKSQRSNPSEERIAWLHDQLIGKDLEFDTPFGKRSLTYADHTASGRSLHYIENYILQQVLPVYGNTHTDDSFVGSKTTRMAHKAAEYIKRCMGGGHDDAIIFCGAGSSAAIKRLQEVIGIAVPSIMRDRVVEELREEERWVVFVGPYEHHSNLLSWRQTTAEVVEIGMDDEGLLDMDALRLQLMSPKYANRPMLGSFSACSNVTGIFTDTRSVARVLHEHGAFACFDFAASGPYVEIDMRSGDVEGYDAVFLSPHKFVGGPGTPGILLMNKALYQLRSSPPSTCGGGTVAYVNGFDEKDTLYYHEIEEREDSGTPPIIQKIRASLAFWVKEHVGHDLIALREQVYTETALRRLLSNPNIIVLGNTTVKRLPIFSFLVVPPGGGSGGTMRDGTGRDQNRWVEGLKMKGKPLHGRFVTKLLNDLFGVQARGGCACAGPYGHHLLGVDMELSLRIRSAIHEGYSGLKPGWTRISFSYYTSKEEFAFILAAVEFVAMHGHRFLPLYHFDWATGDWSFRKRTFKYHIMKAELEVAAQDLFGDAGVEAKRTRTWSSRAVEDDESKTSGGGQRYESYFERARQIAASLADHASSGGAAPPAGIDRSLILFRI
- the LOC103969764 gene encoding uncharacterized protein LOC103969764 isoform X1, which translates into the protein MGVIEQAHGREVFSLLRVKSQRSNPSEERIAWLHDQLIGKDLEFDTPFGKRSLTYADHTASGRSLHYIENYILQQVLPVYGTSLVDLIWFGLLWLAEVSFACCRSAAVGNTHTDDSFVGSKTTRMAHKAAEYIKRCMGGGHDDAIIFCGAGSSAAIKRLQEVIGIAVPSIMRDRVVEELREEERWVVFVGPYEHHSNLLSWRQTTAEVVEIGMDDEGLLDMDALRLQLMSPKYANRPMLGSFSACSNVTGIFTDTRSVARVLHEHGAFACFDFAASGPYVEIDMRSGDVEGYDAVFLSPHKFVGGPGTPGILLMNKALYQLRSSPPSTCGGGTVAYVNGFDEKDTLYYHEIEEREDSGTPPIIQKIRASLAFWVKEHVGHDLIALREQVYTETALRRLLSNPNIIVLGNTTVKRLPIFSFLVVPPGGGSGGTMRDGTGRDQNRWVEGLKMKGKPLHGRFVTKLLNDLFGVQARGGCACAGPYGHHLLGVDMELSLRIRSAIHEGYSGLKPGWTRISFSYYTSKEEFAFILAAVEFVAMHGHRFLPLYHFDWATGDWSFRKRTFKYHIMKAELEVAAQDLFGDAGVEAKRTRTWSSRAVEDDESKTSGGGQRYESYFERARQIAASLADHASSGGAAPPAGIDRSLILFRI